The proteins below come from a single Vitis vinifera cultivar Pinot Noir 40024 chromosome 9, ASM3070453v1 genomic window:
- the LOC104880254 gene encoding probable disease resistance protein At5g63020, which yields MDCVSPILDIAACIWDCSAKRAVYIQELEKNLNSLRNEMVELKNRGEDVRRRVELAEQQQMMRRREVDGWLLNVEVIESEVSRVLQEGDREVQKRCLRSCPRNCWSSYKTGKMVRRKLDAVFKLKNKGSFDVVAYRVPSSLVDERPMEKTVGLDLTYERVCSCLKDGQVGIIGLYGMGGVGKTTLLKRINNEFLATSHDFDIVIWVVVSKPARIEKVQEVIRNKLQIQDDLWKNRTEDEKAAEIWKYLKTKKFVLLLDDIWERLDLLQVGVPLPNDQNMSKIVFTTRLENVCHQMRAQERIKLECLESTEALALFLKEVGEDTLNSHSDILKLAKVVAEECKGLPLALITIGRAMASMNGPLAWEQAIQELRKFPAEIIGMEDDLFYRLKFSYDSLCDEVLKSCFIYCSMFPEDYEIENDALIELWIGEGFLDEFEDIYEARDRGHKVIGNLKHACLLESGESEKRVKMHDVIRDMALWLACECGAEKKKFLVCQGAGSFEVQGVAKWKEAQRMSLWDSSFEEVMPKPLCFPNLLTLFLRNCVGLKAFPSGFFQFIPIVRVLDLSGTHQLTELSGGIDKLVTLQYLNLSRTNISELPIEMKNLKELRCLLMDVMYSLSIIPWQVISSFSSLQLLSMYKAYRFSVVMEGNVLSYGDKVLLEELESLEHLNDLSISLFTALSFYILKSSHKLQRCIRRLCLDDCEDLTCFELSSSSIKRMAHLEKLEIWTCCQLEDMKINKEERHGFIPDDILDLKFNGYFPKLHHVIIVRCPRLLDLKWLIYAPSLQILYVEDCALMEDIMSNDSGVSEIDENLGIFSRLTSLNLINLPRLKSIYPQPLPFPSLEEINVVACLMLRSLPFDVNSATKSLKKIGGEQRWWTRLQWGDETIQQAFTSYFTRIYISQ from the coding sequence ATGGATTGTGTGAGCCCAATTTTGGATATTGCTGCTTGCATATGGGATTGCAGTGCAAAGCGGGCAGTCTATATCCAGGAACTTGAAAAAAATCTCAACTCTCTGAGaaatgaaatggtagaattgaaGAACAGGGGTGAAGATGTGAGGAGACGAGTTGAACTTGCAGAGCAGCAACAAATGATGCGCAGGAGGGAAGTGGATGGCTGGCTCCTAAATGTAGAAGTTATAGAAAGTGAAGTGTCCAGAGTTCTGCAAGAAGGCGATCGAGAAGTCCAAAAGAGATGTCTCAGAAGTTGTCCCAGGAACTGTTGGTCAAGCTACAAGACTGGAAAGATGGTACGGAGAAAGCTTGATGCTGTctttaaactaaagaataaaGGAAGTTTTGACGTTGTGGCTTATAGAGTTCCTTCTTCTCTGGTGGATGAGAGGCCTATGGAAAAGACCGTAGGCTTAGATCTTACCTATGAGAGGGTTTGTAGCTGCCTCAAAGATGGGCAAGTGGGAATCATCGGCTTATATGGAATGGGGGGTGTTGGCAAAACAACCCTTTTGAAGAGAATCAACAATGAATTCCTTGCAACAAGCCATGACTTTGATATTGTGATTTGGGTAGTGGTGTCCAAACCAGCAAGGATTGAAAAAGTTCAGGAAGTCATTCGAAACAAATTACAGATCCAAGATGATCTGTGGAAAAATAGAACCGAGGATGAAAAGGCTGCAGAAATATGGAAGTATTTGAAGACAAAAAAGTTTGTGTTGTTGTTGGATGATATATGGGAGCGTCTTGATCTTTTGCAAGTAGGGGTTCCTCTTCCGAATGATCAGAATATGTCCAAGATTGTATTCACAACCCGATTAGAGAATGTGTGCCATCAAATGAGGGCTCAAGAGAGGATTAAACTAGAGTGTTTAGAATCTACAGAAGCCTTAGCTTTATTTCTGAAGGAGGTAGGAGAGGACACCTTAAATTCTCATTCAGATATATTGAAGCTTGCAAAAGTTGTTGCTGAAGAGTGCAAAGGCTTACCTCTTGCACTCATTACTATTGGACGGGCGATGGCTAGTATGAATGGTCCCTTAGCTTGGGAGCAGGCAATACAAGAATTGAGGAAATTTCCTGCTGAAATTATAGGTATGGAGGATGATTTGTTTTATCGTTTGAAGTTCAGTTATGATAGCTTATGTGATGAAGTCCTGAAATCTTGCTTCATTTATTGTTCTATGTTTCCTGAGGATTATGAAATTGAGAATGATGCATTGATTGAACTTTGGATTGGAGAAGGGTTTTTGGATGAATTTGAGGACATCTATGAAGCACGTGATCGAGGACATAAAGTTATTGGAAATCTGAAGCATGCATGTTTATTGGAGAGCGGTGAATCTGAAAAGAGAGTTAAAATGCATGATGTGATTCGTGATATGGCTTTATGGTTAGCTTGTGAATGTGGGGCGGAGAAGAAAAAGTTTCTAGTATGCCAAGGTGCTGGTTCATTTGAAGTACAGGGAGTTGCAAAGTGGAAAGAGGCTCAAAGGATGTCACTGTGGGATAGCAGTTTTGAAGAAGTAATGCCTAAACCACTATGTTTCCCTAATCTCTTAACTTTGTTTCTCAGAAATTGTGTTGGGCTGAAGGCATTTCCTAGCGGATTCTTCCAGTTCATTCCTATTGTAAGAGTTTTGGACTTGTCAGGTACTCATCAATTGACCGAGTTATCTGGGGGAATTGATAAATTGGTGACCTTACAATATCTTAATCTGTCAAGAACAAATATAAGTGAGTTGCCAATTGAGATGAAGAATTTGAAAGAACTAAGGTGCTTGTTGATGGATGTTATGTATTCACTTTCAATAATTCCATGGCAAGTGATTTCGAGTTTTTCATCATTGCAGTTGCTTAGTATGTACAAGGCCTACCGCTTTAGTGTGGTTATGGAAGGTAATGTTTTATCTTATGGTGATAAAGTCTTACTGGAGGAATTGGAAAGTTTGGAACATTTGAATGATCTCTCTATCTCCTTATTTACGGCCCTTTCTTTCTATATATTGAAGAGCTCCCACAAATTGCAAAGGTGCATAAGACGTTTATGTCTAGATGACTGTGAGGATTTGACCTGTTTTGAGCTATCATCTTCATCCATTAAAAGAATGGCGCATCTAGAAAAACTTGAAATATGGACTTGCTGTCAATTAGAAGATATGAAAATTAACAAGGAGGAGAGGCATGGATTCATCCCTGATGACATTCTTGACCTGAAGTTCAATGGATACTTCCCCAAACTTCATCATGTCATTATTGTACGTTGCCCTAGATTGTTGGACCTTAAATGGCTTATTTATGCTCCAagtcttcaaattctttatgTAGAGGACTGTGCATTGATGGAAGACATAATGAGTAATGATAGTGGAGTTTcagaaattgatgaaaatttaggCATATTTTCAAGACTCACGTCTCTAAATTTGATTAACCTGCCAAGGCTAAAGAGCATCTATCCACAGCCCCTACCCTTTCCATCACTAGAAGAAATCAATGTAGTTGCTTGCTTGATGCTAAGGAGTCTCCCATTCGATGTCAATAGTGCAACCAAGAGTCtgaagaagattggaggagaaCAAAGGTGGTGGACCAGGCTGCAGTGGGGGGATGAAACCATCCAGCAAGCTTTCACTTCATATTTCACTCGAATCTATATCTCCCAATAG